In Paenibacillus phoenicis, one genomic interval encodes:
- a CDS encoding aspartate aminotransferase family protein has protein sequence MAQSDLKEATTAPGTGANAVAAAAEGSSPSALFPSYARYPIHLVKGKGSWLWDDKGNRYLDFMSGLAVANLGHAPEKVAAKVKAQLDELWHVSNLFHIPQQEAAARKLTEISCADVVFFCNSGAEANEAAIKLARRYHQKVKGTNRFEMITFNQSFHGRTLATLTATGQQKVKDGFLPLPEGFKSVPLHDLPALKAAIGPQTAAVMLEMVQAEGGVYPVEPAFVQELSELCKAEGLLLIIDEVQTGMGRTGKWFAHQHYGIEPDIFTLAKGIASGLPAGAMLAKEYLREAFPPGSHASTFGGNPIVTSAIIATLETMQEERIPEHAAEMGEYLTGLLKETFKDEPFVQEVRGKGLLIGIGCAGPVGDIVLLGQQHGLLFVTAGPEVIRLLPNLKVSKEEIDQAVAILADVIAAYTSKEGN, from the coding sequence ATGGCGCAAAGTGATCTGAAAGAAGCAACAACGGCTCCGGGCACCGGAGCAAACGCCGTAGCAGCTGCGGCGGAAGGGAGCAGCCCCAGCGCGTTGTTCCCAAGTTATGCCCGGTACCCGATTCATTTGGTTAAAGGGAAAGGCAGCTGGCTGTGGGACGACAAAGGCAACCGCTACCTTGATTTCATGAGCGGTCTTGCGGTCGCCAACCTGGGGCATGCCCCGGAGAAGGTGGCGGCCAAGGTGAAGGCTCAGCTGGATGAGCTCTGGCATGTGAGCAACCTGTTCCATATTCCGCAGCAGGAAGCTGCAGCGCGGAAGCTGACGGAGATTAGCTGCGCGGACGTCGTTTTCTTCTGCAACAGCGGCGCCGAAGCAAACGAAGCGGCGATCAAGCTGGCGCGGCGCTACCATCAAAAGGTGAAAGGAACGAACCGCTTCGAGATGATTACGTTCAACCAATCCTTCCATGGGCGGACGTTGGCTACGCTGACCGCGACCGGCCAGCAGAAGGTCAAGGACGGTTTTCTACCGCTTCCTGAAGGCTTCAAGTCCGTACCTCTGCATGACCTGCCAGCACTGAAAGCAGCGATCGGCCCGCAAACGGCGGCAGTGATGCTGGAAATGGTGCAAGCCGAAGGCGGTGTGTACCCGGTGGAGCCGGCGTTCGTGCAAGAGCTGTCTGAGCTGTGCAAGGCAGAGGGGCTGCTGCTCATCATCGACGAGGTCCAAACCGGCATGGGCCGTACGGGCAAATGGTTTGCGCATCAGCATTACGGCATCGAGCCGGATATTTTTACATTGGCGAAAGGGATTGCCAGCGGCTTGCCAGCCGGAGCAATGCTGGCTAAAGAGTATTTACGCGAAGCGTTTCCTCCGGGCAGCCATGCGTCTACATTTGGCGGCAATCCGATCGTCACGTCGGCAATCATTGCCACGCTGGAGACGATGCAGGAGGAGCGGATTCCGGAACATGCCGCGGAGATGGGCGAATATTTGACGGGCCTCCTGAAGGAGACATTTAAGGACGAGCCGTTCGTCCAAGAAGTGCGCGGCAAAGGCTTGCTGATCGGCATTGGGTGCGCCGGACCGGTGGGCGACATCGTACTGCTCGGACAACAACATGGACTGCTGTTCGTCACCGCCGGCCCTGAGGTCATTCGGCTGTTGCCGAACCTCAAGGTGTCGAAGGAAGAGATCGACCAGGCCGTAGCGATTTTGGCAGACGTCATCGCCGCTTATACTTCCAAGGAGGGGAACTAA
- the argB gene encoding acetylglutamate kinase, whose product MFVMKCGGSTLAELPNSFFADLVKLQKEGANPVIVHGGGPAISENLGKLGIESTFVDGLRYTTDEVLDVVEMVLAGSINKMIVRRIAQNGGKALGLSGVDGGLLQAKPVANSKEVGFVGDVTGVNADLIRGVLDLGYIPVIAPVGIDASGAQRYNINADTAAGAVASALGVSRMIVVTDVPGILKMTGTERKVLDSITVQQIEDMISTGEIYGGMIPKVRAAVACISGSVKEAVIVGGNEPGVLGKVLSGERIGTRIVRMA is encoded by the coding sequence ATGTTTGTGATGAAATGTGGCGGCAGCACGCTCGCGGAGCTGCCGAATTCTTTTTTTGCCGACTTGGTGAAGCTGCAAAAAGAAGGGGCAAACCCGGTGATCGTCCATGGCGGCGGCCCAGCCATTTCGGAGAACCTCGGTAAGCTGGGGATTGAGAGCACGTTCGTCGACGGACTGCGTTATACGACGGATGAAGTCCTGGACGTCGTGGAAATGGTGCTGGCCGGCAGTATTAACAAGATGATCGTGCGCCGCATCGCCCAGAACGGCGGGAAAGCGCTGGGCTTGTCCGGCGTGGACGGCGGCTTGCTGCAGGCGAAGCCGGTTGCGAACAGCAAGGAAGTCGGATTCGTTGGGGATGTGACGGGTGTTAACGCGGATTTGATCCGCGGCGTACTGGATCTCGGCTACATTCCGGTAATTGCTCCCGTTGGTATTGATGCCAGCGGAGCACAACGTTATAACATCAACGCGGACACGGCCGCAGGAGCGGTTGCTTCGGCACTGGGGGTTTCACGTATGATCGTCGTCACCGATGTGCCCGGAATTTTGAAAATGACCGGAACCGAAAGAAAAGTACTCGATTCCATTACCGTACAGCAAATCGAGGATATGATCTCCACCGGGGAAATTTACGGCGGAATGATCCCGAAGGTGCGCGCCGCCGTGGCTTGCATCAGCGGCAGTGTCAAGGAAGCAGTGATTGTAGGCGGCAACGAGCCGGGCGTACTCGGAAAAGTGCTGTCCGGGGAACGCATCGGTACCCGAATCGTGCGGATGGCGTAG
- the argJ gene encoding bifunctional glutamate N-acetyltransferase/amino-acid acetyltransferase ArgJ: MGVVSLFRAAPEGSITTPKGFQAGGLHCGLKKTTRNDLGAILCEVPAVAAAVYTTNVFQAAPLKVTRESVASSGQRLRAVVVNSGNANACTGVQGEADAYAMRAAAAEAFGLGEHEVAVASTGVIGELLPMDRVRAGIAGLPAAVAANGEGAEQFCQAILTTDLVKKEVCVKLDVDGREVTIAGAAKGSGMIHPNMATMLAFVTTDAAIEPQALQSLLGQTTDVTFNMITVDGDTSTNDMLLAMASGLAGNRELSPGHADWDVFAAAFRHVCETLAKAIARDGEGATRLVEVTVRGAVSDNSARAIAKTIVGSSLVKSAVFGADANWGRIIAAVGRAGEPVNPETVDIKLGDIVVLEGSRPVPFDEDVALAYLKGDTINISVDLHNGQGEATAWGCDLTYDYVRINAAYRT, from the coding sequence ATGGGAGTGGTTAGTTTATTTCGTGCAGCGCCGGAGGGGAGCATCACCACGCCAAAAGGCTTTCAGGCCGGCGGGCTGCATTGCGGTCTGAAGAAGACGACCCGCAACGATCTCGGCGCAATCCTCTGCGAGGTGCCGGCGGTAGCCGCCGCTGTTTATACGACGAACGTCTTCCAGGCGGCGCCGCTGAAAGTGACGCGTGAGAGCGTCGCGTCCAGCGGGCAGCGGCTGCGGGCCGTCGTCGTCAACAGCGGCAACGCCAACGCGTGCACCGGCGTGCAAGGCGAAGCCGACGCGTACGCGATGCGCGCTGCGGCGGCGGAGGCGTTTGGGCTCGGCGAACACGAAGTCGCCGTAGCCTCCACCGGCGTCATCGGCGAGCTATTGCCGATGGACCGCGTCCGCGCCGGCATCGCTGGATTGCCGGCGGCGGTGGCAGCGAACGGCGAGGGGGCCGAGCAGTTCTGCCAGGCGATTTTGACCACGGACCTCGTGAAGAAAGAGGTGTGCGTGAAGCTTGACGTGGACGGCCGCGAGGTGACGATCGCGGGGGCTGCCAAGGGCTCGGGCATGATCCATCCGAACATGGCCACGATGCTGGCGTTCGTCACGACCGACGCCGCGATTGAGCCACAGGCGCTGCAAAGCCTGCTCGGGCAAACGACCGACGTGACGTTTAACATGATCACCGTTGATGGCGATACGAGCACGAACGATATGCTGCTGGCGATGGCGAGCGGGCTGGCTGGCAACCGGGAGCTGTCACCCGGGCATGCCGACTGGGACGTGTTCGCTGCGGCGTTCCGCCACGTGTGCGAGACGTTAGCCAAGGCGATCGCCCGCGATGGGGAAGGCGCAACACGTCTCGTCGAGGTGACGGTGCGCGGCGCCGTAAGCGATAATTCGGCTCGCGCGATCGCGAAGACGATCGTTGGCTCGAGCCTCGTGAAGTCGGCGGTGTTTGGCGCCGACGCCAACTGGGGCCGCATCATCGCTGCGGTCGGCCGTGCGGGAGAGCCGGTCAACCCAGAGACGGTGGACATCAAGCTGGGGGACATCGTCGTGTTGGAGGGCTCGCGTCCGGTTCCTTTCGATGAGGATGTGGCGCTTGCTTACCTGAAAGGCGACACGATCAACATCTCTGTTGACCTGCATAACGGCCAAGGCGAAGCCACCGCCTGGGGCTGCGATTTGACCTATGACTACGTCCGGATTAACGCGGCTTATCGCACTTAA
- the argC gene encoding N-acetyl-gamma-glutamyl-phosphate reductase translates to MNGEKIKVAIVGSTGYGGVELIRFLWGHPHVEIASVISVSSAGEPLTDGFPHLSEIIVQPLDGLNPEELATKVDVVFTATPSGVSTKLVPQLLEVGLKVIDLSGDFRLKDGREYEAWYKHEAPAAALLEQAVYGLAEIYGDEVKGKEFVSNPGCYPTATLLGLIPALSAGWIDPGSIIIDAKSGVSGAGRGMNLTNHYAEINENMKVYKVNKHQHIPEIEQTLGKITGEPVTVTFTTHLTPMTRGIMCTMYATLKGAYTEEDLIQLYRQYYEGRPFVRIRDKGKWPATKEVFGSNFCDIGFAADARTGRLTIVSVIDNLVKGAAGQAIQNLNLMMGWEETTGLKFTPVYP, encoded by the coding sequence GTGAACGGGGAGAAAATAAAAGTAGCCATCGTCGGTTCCACGGGGTATGGGGGCGTGGAGCTGATTCGTTTTTTATGGGGACATCCGCATGTGGAGATCGCTTCGGTGATTTCCGTTTCTAGCGCGGGAGAGCCCTTAACGGACGGGTTCCCGCATTTATCCGAGATCATCGTTCAGCCGCTGGACGGCTTGAATCCGGAGGAGCTTGCGACGAAGGTCGATGTGGTATTTACCGCAACGCCATCCGGGGTCAGCACGAAGCTGGTGCCGCAGCTGCTGGAGGTTGGACTGAAGGTTATTGATTTGTCCGGTGATTTTCGGCTCAAAGACGGCCGTGAATACGAGGCTTGGTATAAACATGAGGCTCCGGCAGCAGCGTTGCTTGAGCAGGCGGTGTATGGCTTGGCGGAGATTTACGGCGATGAGGTGAAAGGCAAGGAGTTCGTCTCCAACCCGGGCTGCTATCCAACCGCTACGCTGCTTGGTCTGATCCCGGCGCTGAGTGCAGGCTGGATTGATCCGGGCAGCATCATCATCGATGCCAAGTCGGGTGTATCCGGCGCGGGCCGGGGCATGAACCTGACAAACCATTACGCGGAAATCAATGAAAATATGAAAGTATATAAGGTCAACAAGCACCAGCACATCCCAGAGATCGAGCAAACCTTAGGGAAAATCACCGGTGAACCGGTCACGGTGACGTTCACGACGCACCTGACGCCGATGACGCGGGGGATTATGTGCACGATGTACGCCACGTTGAAGGGCGCCTATACAGAGGAAGATTTGATCCAGCTGTACCGTCAATATTACGAAGGACGTCCGTTCGTCCGCATCCGGGACAAAGGCAAGTGGCCGGCGACCAAGGAAGTGTTCGGCTCGAACTTTTGCGACATCGGCTTTGCGGCGGATGCACGTACAGGTCGGCTGACGATCGTGTCCGTCATTGATAATTTGGTCAAAGGCGCGGCGGGGCAAGCGATTCAGAATTTGAACCTGATGATGGGCTGGGAGGAAACGACCGGCTTGAAGTTCACACCGGTTTACCCATAG
- a CDS encoding PIG-L deacetylase family protein produces the protein MSNEKTIAFVYAHPDDETFGCSYLIRQIADEGGKAVLLTATRGDAGKTGRLGEMTREQLAARRDQELAKAAEILGISVVEQLGLPDGKLKEADPAMLREKIADFLWRHQAEVVVTFPEDGLSGHPDHIVIHHAVNDVVFGGQAPTVQKLYYNQLGSYTSDHSSVLRMAAGNRWEAKRQALAAHESQIWSVERVFGVLGPQVPPHHQFESFELIWERGERYPQKNEQSIYDGLV, from the coding sequence ATGTCGAACGAAAAAACGATCGCATTCGTATACGCTCATCCCGATGATGAAACATTTGGGTGTTCTTATTTAATCCGGCAAATCGCCGATGAAGGAGGCAAGGCGGTGCTGCTGACCGCCACCCGGGGAGACGCGGGTAAAACCGGTCGCTTAGGGGAAATGACACGCGAACAGTTAGCTGCCCGCAGGGATCAGGAGTTGGCCAAAGCCGCCGAGATCCTCGGCATCTCCGTTGTCGAGCAGCTGGGGCTGCCGGACGGCAAGCTGAAGGAGGCGGACCCGGCGATGCTGCGGGAGAAGATTGCCGACTTCTTGTGGCGCCATCAGGCGGAGGTCGTCGTGACGTTCCCGGAAGACGGCCTATCCGGACACCCGGATCATATCGTCATCCATCACGCCGTAAACGATGTCGTTTTTGGCGGCCAAGCGCCTACCGTGCAGAAATTGTATTATAACCAACTGGGATCGTATACTTCGGATCATTCCAGCGTGCTGCGCATGGCGGCCGGCAACCGTTGGGAAGCCAAACGCCAAGCCCTGGCCGCCCATGAGTCGCAAATTTGGAGCGTGGAGCGGGTATTTGGCGTTTTAGGACCGCAGGTACCGCCGCATCACCAATTCGAGTCATTTGAGCTGATCTGGGAGCGGGGCGAACGGTATCCACAAAAAAACGAGCAGTCTATCTATGATGGCTTGGTTTGA
- a CDS encoding YitT family protein — MPPIVRKRRFQDYIPVTGPIRHTLDTLMIIVGSLITALAFNLFLVPSHIASGGVSGLSIIVQSQFGIEPAYTQWALNIPLFIAGYVLLGRDYSIRSLLGTVVLPFFVFLTRDIPVPTTDPLLASLYGGIGVGIGLGIVFRGRGSTGGLSTLAQIIQKYSGLSLSVCVVMMDGIVIVLALFLLTPEKALYALIGLYITGKIIDAIELGFNYTKVAYIIADRTEEISQAVLTHLDRGLTKLDGHGGYTGDARTVLMVVVGQSEVTRLKTLVQTLDPNAFVIITNAHEVLGEGFKRVQGEQ; from the coding sequence ATGCCGCCGATAGTTCGCAAACGCCGATTTCAAGACTATATTCCGGTCACCGGTCCCATACGCCATACGCTGGATACGTTGATGATTATCGTAGGCTCGCTGATCACTGCCTTGGCGTTTAATTTGTTTTTGGTCCCCAGTCATATCGCCTCGGGCGGTGTCTCGGGGTTATCTATCATCGTTCAGTCGCAATTTGGAATCGAACCAGCCTACACCCAATGGGCCCTGAACATCCCGCTGTTCATCGCAGGCTACGTGCTGCTCGGGCGGGACTACTCCATCCGTTCTCTGCTGGGCACGGTGGTGCTGCCGTTCTTCGTCTTTTTGACACGGGACATTCCCGTACCAACGACAGATCCGTTGCTGGCTTCGTTATATGGAGGCATCGGGGTGGGGATAGGACTCGGTATTGTGTTCCGAGGCCGGGGATCCACCGGCGGGCTGTCCACCTTGGCGCAAATTATTCAAAAGTACAGCGGCCTCAGCCTCTCCGTTTGCGTTGTGATGATGGACGGGATTGTGATTGTGTTGGCGTTATTTTTGCTGACCCCGGAAAAAGCGCTCTATGCCCTGATCGGACTGTACATCACCGGTAAAATCATCGATGCCATCGAGCTGGGCTTCAATTACACGAAGGTCGCTTACATTATTGCCGACCGGACGGAGGAGATCTCGCAGGCTGTGCTCACTCACCTGGACCGGGGGCTGACTAAGCTGGACGGTCACGGCGGGTACACCGGCGATGCGCGGACCGTGCTGATGGTCGTTGTAGGGCAGAGCGAAGTCACGCGGCTCAAGACGTTGGTACAGACGCTGGATCCCAATGCCTTTGTCATCATCACGAATGCACATGAGGTATTGGGGGAAGGGTTTAAAAGGGTGCAGGGAGAGCAGTGA
- the prfB gene encoding peptide chain release factor 2 (programmed frameshift): MIDANVKQDMREIAKKLTNLRGSLDLDLKQEMIANYEEKMAAPDFWDDNEKAQGIIAEMNAVKSSVDQYTALQNEYDELEMMAELAEEEGDESLAAEVADSVEKLVKKLEEFELQLLLNQPYDKMNAILELHPGAGGTESQDWGQMLLRMYTRWAEKRGFKVETLDYLPGDEAGIKSVTLLIKGYNAYGYLKAEKGVHRLVRISPFDASGRRHTSFVSCDVVPEISDDVEIEIRNEDLKIDTYRASGAGGQHINTTDSAVRITHIPTGIVVTCQNERSQIKNRERAMTMLRSKLYERKIEEQQRELDEIRGEQSDIAWGSQIRSYVFHPYSMVKDHRTNVETGNVGAVMDGDLDAFIDGYLRSQIKTES, translated from the exons ATGATCGATGCGAACGTGAAACAAGACATGCGCGAAATCGCAAAGAAATTAACCAACCTTAGGGGGTCTCTT GACTTAGATCTGAAGCAAGAGATGATCGCCAACTATGAGGAGAAAATGGCGGCACCGGATTTCTGGGACGACAACGAGAAAGCTCAAGGGATTATCGCGGAGATGAATGCGGTAAAATCCTCGGTGGACCAATATACGGCGCTGCAGAACGAATACGATGAGCTGGAAATGATGGCGGAGCTCGCCGAGGAAGAAGGCGATGAATCGCTGGCTGCGGAGGTAGCAGACTCCGTAGAGAAGCTCGTGAAGAAGTTGGAGGAGTTCGAGCTCCAGCTGCTGCTGAACCAGCCGTACGACAAAATGAACGCGATTCTCGAGTTGCATCCTGGCGCAGGCGGCACCGAGTCCCAGGACTGGGGCCAAATGCTGCTGCGGATGTATACTCGCTGGGCGGAGAAACGTGGCTTTAAGGTCGAGACGCTGGACTACCTGCCGGGCGACGAAGCCGGGATCAAGAGCGTTACGCTGTTGATCAAAGGCTACAACGCCTACGGCTACCTGAAGGCGGAGAAGGGCGTTCACCGGCTGGTGCGGATCTCGCCGTTTGACGCTTCCGGACGCCGGCATACGTCGTTCGTCTCCTGTGACGTCGTGCCGGAGATCAGCGATGACGTGGAGATCGAAATCCGTAATGAGGATTTAAAAATCGATACGTACCGCGCCAGCGGTGCCGGCGGTCAGCACATCAACACGACCGACTCGGCCGTGCGGATTACCCACATCCCGACCGGGATCGTGGTGACCTGCCAGAACGAACGCTCACAGATCAAGAACCGAGAACGGGCGATGACGATGCTCCGCTCCAAGCTGTACGAACGCAAGATCGAGGAGCAACAACGCGAGTTGGATGAGATCCGCGGCGAGCAATCGGATATCGCCTGGGGCAGCCAAATCCGCTCGTACGTGTTCCACCCGTACAGCATGGTGAAGGATCACCGGACGAACGTGGAGACGGGGAATGTCGGCGCGGTGATGGACGGGGATCTGGACGCTTTTATCGACGGTTATCTGCGCAGCCAGATTAAGACGGAGAGCTAA